AACTGCAGTGAGTGGTCAGTAGGGGACGGAATTCCTTGGAATTATAAACTGTTATCTAAGCGAATATGGTTTAGAAATTATTATTTGTAGATTTGGTGACATCTTCCCAAATCAAAGCCTGGTAAATTTCATACAATGAATAGAGATTAGTATATTTGACTAAAGTGTGATAAGTCTtatgaacattttaaagatatttttgttttgttttgtttttcaagacagggtttctctgtgtatccctggctatcctggaactcattctgtggaccaggctggcctttaacttagagatctgcttgcctctgcctccagagtactggaattaaaggtatatgccaccactgcccagtttaaggTAATTGTTTAATGTAGGTAaacatgtgttttatttatatgatcAACAGTCCTTGAATTTCTACCACTCCAATGCTAGTTTGCTTTTACTCTTGTTCAGAAATGTACAGATCTGAATTCTTAGAGCATATTATGTATTCAAAGGAAATTAGATAGCTCAGAGATTTTATATGAAGCTATTTTATAATTATCATTATTCTTCCTCTCTCACAGCCCCTTTCTTATACATGTAAAGATCTAAGATTTGAAACAATTCAGCATTGGAAGCTAAGGCCTGTGACGTCGCTTTACTAGAGCTCTCTCTGTGGAATTTCTTTTCTTACCCTGTGTCCTTCTCTCTGCAGGAGCTGACCAGTGCACTGGTGCATTTGAAGCTGCATCTTTTCATCCAGACCTTCACACTAGCCTTCTTCCCAGCAACAATATGGCTCTTTCTTCAGCTTCTATCAGTCACGCCCATCAATGAATGGCTTTTAAAAGGGTAGGTTTAAACCTTTTGATGGGTATTCTTTTAATGGGGCAGCTCTAGTAACATTattgtttccatggcaactgcAAACAAAAGGACTTGTGTGGTTATAAGGAAAGGAGACCACTTTTTAAATTCTGtctgggggagatggctcaggggttgaaatcactgactgctcttccagaggacccgagttcaattcccagcatccacatggcagctgacagctgtctgtaactccaagatctgacaccctcacacagacatacattcaggcaaaatactagtgctcataaaaataaataaattagaaaaaataaatactagcTGTTAAAACAATAGCGTTTCATCAGAGGTTCAGTAAGGAATTGTTTAACAGAATCTTAAAGTAGATCCCTGTGCCTATTTTAAGGTTCCAGAATGTAGACTTTGTGAGTGTATAAAACCAGTAGGAGAGGACCTAGGGGGCTGGCTCAGTGTTGAGGAGTGCACGCTTGAGGACCTGAGCATGCCTTGAACCCCAGGGCTTTGGAGACCGGAGGTTTTAtaggcttgctggccaccagcttAGTTCCAGTCTCAAGGGAAGAACATGGAGATTGAGAGTATTGTAGCTGCTGCTCTCCTATGCTCTCTGGgcctgcacaaacacatgcacccCGCTGCTTCACAGAGTGAACAGTGGAAGACACTGGAGGCCTCCAGATCAGTCTGCATGGGAATGTAGGCTGTCCGCTGGGCCTTACCTTGTCCATCTGTATCTTTCCAAGCATGGACTACCGTGCCTGAGTGCAGTGCCCATTTTTAAATCACACAATAAAAGGATATGTGTGCCACAGatgtttaatttttcatttactctgttgttgttttagttaaTTTAGCAGTAGATTCATTAGAATCGTTTCTTTCATGACAAATGTTACCATGTTTAATGGAAAGAACTGAACAATTGAAAAATTAATTAGAATAGTTTAAAACTAACCTCACTTGAGCATCATGTTATAACTGCTAAATCACCGACCCCAGAGCTCAGAGGTTGTCCTCCGAGCCTACCCCTGACGCTCTATGACTTTCAGTAAAGTTATCTCATAGTTTAGACCTGCTTTTCTCTCTATAAATTGAGGACAGTCACACCTTAACCACATCCTTAATAATGACGTTGACTGTATCAAATCTTTCCATTCATGGCATGATTTCTTTGTTATCCATTTAGCCCTGCTGTGTGCTGGGGATTATTTCTGAAGTTAGAGAAAGTATCGCAGACAAAAGTGGTCATGTGCTGGTGAATTGCCCAGAGGTGAGAGATACTCAGAGTAGACATCAACAGGCAGCAGGATGCACACAGTGAAAGGAGTGACGTCAGAAGGAAAGGTGTGCAGTGGGATTGGGTGACCAGGCTTTTGAGAACTCtcattcttcccagagttcttggAGAGAATATTCTTGGGAAAGGAAGCAGTGTACAAAGGGACTGAGGCGGAAACAAGCCCGGGGAGTTTGTAGACAGGTTCAGCACAGCAGGCCATGTCCTGGTCATGTGGCAGAAGGGCGGCAGTATTTGGAGAGCACTGTGTTGAGGACTTACCTGGAAGCTTCAGGAAGCTGCTTCATGGGGTGCAGTGAGGGATGCGAGGCCTGCTTGCATGGGACTCTTGGTCGTGATGTGGATAGTAGGGGGCTTGAGACGAAGCCAGGGGCACAAGTGTGGAGGCTACTGGAATGAGGAAGCGCGATGGAGAGATGAGTGTGGTGGGACTGATTGGAACCTCCAGTTTCTGTGACCTCTGTCTGGGGAGGCTGTGGCCATCACCAGGAGATTGAGGCTTCAGGGTTGAGCCTCCGCGTGAATGGCAACTTGGGGACACCAGTGGCCTAGAAGTAGGAAGGGAGGTCAGGAGTGCACTTTTCACCGTACTGCACTTCAGAGGAGGAGCACTGCCTCTCACGAGGAGAGGTAAAATGCCACATAAATAAGACGACTTCTTTTCAGAGCAGTGATGTAATTCTGTGTACTACGAGTCAGGAAATACTGAGCACCTGCTGTGCGTGGGGCATGCAACGAGTAggaagatgtttttatttttcttcggGGAACTCCCAATCCAATTGAATACATGCAACATATATATGCTATATGtgtgggatacacacacacacacacagacacacgaagAATGGTGCTCAACAAGGTTTGTGTCTGCCTAGAGTAGAGGGCTACAAAATGAGGCATTAGTGAGAGACATAAGATTTCTTTAGAGTCATCCCAGCAGAGTCTTTTATAGTACTGCGCTGAAGAATCTGGGGCTTGAGGTTGTAGATAAGAGACCGCTTACAAAAGTGTGAAGCTGAGAGACTCGGGTTCTCAGAGGTGGTCCTCAGAAAGAGCGTTCTGATGGCACCTGATGTTTTTATGAGGAGAGTAGCATCTGTCATCTGTGACGAGGTAGAATTAGGTTGTGCGACTCCCGCCAGGATGTCAAAGGGACCCACACTTGCTGTCCCTCATCTAGAGTAATCTCAGCTCCTTTTGGTCTCCCTTGGCCTCCCTAGCACGTTTATGTTCTGGGTTGCTCTTCGGTTGCTGGGACAAGCTCTGTGACCAGTAGCAGCTTTGGAAGGGTTCATTTATATACATCAGGTAAGAGTCCTTTACTGCGGGAAATGAAAGcgggagctcaaggcaggagcctggaggcaggcacTAAAGCAGGGACCATGGAAGAACGTTGCTTGtattgcttgctggcttgctctccgTGCCTTACCTTTCTTAAACAACCCAGGCCCACTTGTGGTGCTGCCCACAGAGTGTTAGGTTCGCCTATATCGTgtagtaatcaagaaaatgcctcacagaccaTGTTATTGGCCAACCATATTCAGGCATTCCCTTGATTGAGGTTCCTTTTTCCAAGGTTTTGTCAAGGTGACAGTAGAAACTAGTCAGTTGAGTTAGTTGGAAGGAGGACAGGCTCTACCTCAGAATCATGGTAGTTGAGTTAGTTGGAAGGAGGACAGGCTCTACCTCAGAATCATGGTAGTTGAGTTAGTTGAGTTAGTTGAGGTAGTTGAGTTAGTTGGAAGGAGGACAGCTCTACCTCAGAATCATGGTAGTTGAGTTAGTTGAGGTAGTTGAGGTAGTTGAGTTAGTTGGAAGGAGGACAGCTCTACCTCAGAATCATGGTAGTTGAGTTAGTTGAGGTAGTTGAGGGAGTTGAGTTAGTTGGAAGGAGGACAGCTCTACCTCAGAATCATGGTAGTTGAGGTAGTTGAGGTAGTTGAGGGAGTTGAGTTAGTTGGAAGGAGGACAGCTCTACCTCAGAATCATGGTAGGGAAATGTGGGTAGCAGAGTCAGGTTAGAACCACTCAGCAGTGACGGATGGAACCTTCTTCTGAAGCGCTGTTGTATTTCTCAGGGTTACCATTAGTAATAAGGGTTAATATCAGCTTGATATGTTCTGCTggcacagcactagggaggctacAGCAGGAAGAGTGGGAATTTCAGGCTCAGGCTATCCTCCgttacatggtgagttcaagccAGGTCAGGTCTCAGAAAACCAGCCCActagccaaacaaacaaaaaccaaaacaaatcttcCCAGATCCCTGTTCTTACTTTATTTGAGTGACAGGCCTCAatttgttgcccaggctggcttctccTGACAGTGTTTGTGTGCTGTGTCCTTGATGAACTTTCCTTCTGGTGAGACCATGTTCTGTTCAAATACTGCGGAATGGTCTTCAGTTTAGTCCTTAGATTTACTGCCCATAGTTTGGCTTTCCTGGCACGCAGCTTATTCTCTACACTAACTGAGAGGATAGGCTCACTATCATGACCATGGACATATGAGCcttatttaataaaaacatatgaaGTAGCTATGGGAATTCACTCTGGGTCTGAACTCAAGAAGTGTGAGATAGTATTACTGCCTCCAACATGACTTTACAGCATGAGAATGTTGTTTATATGATGAAAGTTGAGAATTGTAAAATGTAAACTTCtgttttatcaaatatttttgagCATTAGATGTAATCTTTAGGCTTCATTTGTTACCAAAAGATCTTCTATAAAAATACAAGGAAGATTTTTCTTTTGGGACAGAGGTTCTTTGTGTTGCCTATATTGTCTTTGAGCTTGTGTTCCTTCTGCCCCACCTTCCGCTGAGCTGTGAACACAGGTGTGTACTGTTGTACTAGTTCCACGGGGAGAGATCTATGGCAATAACCCAAGATTAtagtatctattttttttttttttggtttttcgagacggggtttctctgtggctttggagcctgtcctggaactagctctgtagaccaggctggtctcgaactcacagagatccacctgtatctATTTTAATTATCGTTCAGTGATCTCACTTACTATAGCCTGCTTGTTTTTTGAACTCTGtaatcaaaggtgtgtgtgtgtgtgtgtgtgtgtgtgtgtgtgtgtgtgtgtgtgtgtgtgtgtgtgcgcgcgcgcgcgcgcgcgcgcgtgcagtgctgggatggatCATAGACCTGCTGTATTTGATGCGTGCAAAGGATGACACCAGGGCACTGTGCATGTTaaacaagcactctgccagctgaacTAAACCCCAGCCCTTCAAAgtttaaataagttaaaaaataaaaccatgtaagCCTGTATAATGTCAGGAGCTCTCGGGGCCCACACATTTGCCGTATCTTCTGATCCATGTTGTCCCGTAGTGTCTCAGCTCAACACGGAGAGTATACCGACAAACGCTGTTATCTTTGATTTATAACTGGAAATAAGGAACTATTTACAactggattttcttttatttttcagtttgcaGACAGTAGGTTGCATGCCTCCCCCTGTGTCTTCCGCTGTGATTTTAACCAAGGCAGTTGGTGGAAATGAGGTGAGTCATGGGGATATAACCTTATCTAAACACAAGTGTGCGCTGTGCTTCTGTGTGGCTCAATCATTGCAGAGAACTTCTGTGAGCTGCTTATGAACAACATGGCTGTTTGCATGCACCGAGGCTGAAACTAACTGGTGATGTGTGGAACTAGAGTTTCTAATGAACGCAAGAGAGAGGAGTGAAATGGAGATGGTGACCTTCCTAGCTCAGTGGGAAGCTGATGAAGGGCAGAGTCCAAACTCACTGACTCGAGGCTGTGGCCacttcctaaaaaaaaaagataaattgaaTTATTGGGTTAAGTATGTTTATAAATATAGATGATATCAAATAAGAAATAAGACCACATTTCTAGGATGAGTTCAAAGAAATTCCTCAACTGTGCAAGAGTTCACTTACAGTTGTTCAGAAGCTCCTTCCTCAGTTGAAAGGCCCCGAAAAGTTATCCTAAAGGATCTTCCTTTCGCCCTCCATTTTTATGTGAAAAAAGTCATCTTGGGGAGCTGGAATAGTGTTTCCCATTCATCCCTAGGGTTCTGCTTTCTTAGCACATCCTATAGTTTCCATCCACTTACTGCTTCTAAAAAACACCTAGTGGAATGTctgctgcattcttttaaaaaatagctatGTTAATCATACTACATGTGATAAACTCTACACATATCTATCATCTAGATATCATCTATCGATTATATCTGTCATCAGTCTGTTATTGGTGTGCCCAGTTATACACTATTTATCAATTTATCACCTATCTATAAATTATTCATCAATATCTACTATCATCTAATTTatgatatgatccttgtatcatttatctatctacctacttatcATTTTTGAATCAATATTTATTATCTAgctattatctatttattcatctatttatctatgtatcattTACTTGCCATTTGTCTATCCTCTCCCTATGTCTGTGAAACCATCATTTAAAGTGAAGACAGGCATCATGGTTGCATATTTTTTCTAGCACTGTTTAGCATCTTGGAGCAGGAATGGAATGAAGTAGGAATGCTCACTTGAGCATTTTATTTGCCACTCAGTTTGGTATATCTAATTTAGAGCCTGAGTTAATTCGCTCTAAGATATTGCATATCTCACTTTTTTGAATGCAGTTTCCTTAAGAGGAACAGCTAGACTGCAGTTATGAGCATCCCCTCGCCTCCTGTGTCCACTCTGTGCCACTCTCAGAGTCCTGAAGTTGGTAATTGTGAAGAGCAGAGATCTCTTGCTTTCAGCCGGGGGGTAGGGAATTCCGGGGTGGAGACCTGCATTTGCTGAGCTCTTCCTTGGTGTACCATCCATCGCCTGGGTGAAGGGGGAAGAGAGCAGGAGAAGGACCTCATAGCCTTAAGcccctttttatttagaattaaTTTATTCTTGAGGGTGAATCTCCCCTGCACCTCTCATTAGGATGCAGCACCCAGTGTTAGAGAAGTAGTTTTCAACCTTCCCTTTAATATGGTTCTGCGTGTTTTtatgacccccccaaccataaaatattttcattgctacttcgtcACTGTCGTTTTGCTTCTGTTGTggattgtaatataaatatctgatatggagGGTGGTCTTcgacaacccctgtgaaagggccgaTTAACCCCAAAGGGGTCGCTCACAGCCCACAGATCGAGAGACGCTGTGTCAGAGGTTAAGTTTCCAGTGAGTAAATTCTGGGGGTACACTCACTTTACCTTTTGTTCTTTGGAGatggggtcttgctatgttgcccagcctggccttgagccCACGGGCCcaagtgatccttctgcctctgcctttccaacAGTAGTGACTGCAGACTTGCTGCTACATCTGCTGTGGGGGACTACTCAAAGCCTAGCACCCTGCAAAGTCTCCTGTGTCCCTTTGTCACCCCTTCCTCTCGCCCTCCTAGCACCCCTCTTCAGGGTGCAGGTGACCTTGGATCTGTTTCTGTCACCTTACATCAGCTTGCATATCCCAGAGTTTTATGGAATAGAACTGCGCAGTATTCCTTTTGGTGCCGTTTTCTTTCCTGACTTCTAGTACTCGttgtaattattttgttttcatcgATCCTTtaggcttttatttattaaatgatttTGATTCTGGGTGGTGTTCTGCAGGGGTGCAGATTGTTTATCCACTCACCTGTTGATAGACACGTGGACAGTTTCCAGTCTGGAGGGGTGAGTGTTCATGcacaacaccttttttttttttttttggtttttcgagacagggtttctctgtagcttgagcctgtcctggaactagctctgtagaccaggctgttctcaaactcacagagatccgccggcctctgccttccgagtgctgggattaaaggtgtgcgccaccacagcctggcctcaTGCACACTTTTTAACCGGACATGCACTGCTATTTAATATATTAGTGGAATAGTTGGgtcctttgacttttttttattgcCTTTGGATCAAAAAGTGTCATCTTTATATAGTTTATATCCTGTTCATAGTTTCTGAAGTGGATAGTTTCTAACACTGCACAAAACTCTTTCTATATCAAAATGGAGGTTTAACTGTTGATAgaaatttccaaagtagttgtatTGTTTTACATGCAAATGTTCTGCAACCTGGTCATCACTCAATCTTGTCagctttaaatttttaacattCTTATATATCCATAGTGTTTTCTCATTatggttttaattaaatttgCGTATCCTAGTGACTAATAGTGTTCAGTATCTTAATTGTGCTTATTCACCGTCTGTCTAAATGTCTTCTTGGCCAAAGTGCCTATTAAATCTTTGGCTCATTTTTTAGAATTGAATGGTTTGCTTTCCTATAAGCATTGAGAAATTTATGTGTTTTGATATAGAGCTCTTCATCAGATATATACACTGTCAACATTGTCCCCAGTCTTGTGTCTTGCCTTTCCCTTCTATCGGTGTGACATGCAAGATGGTAAAGACAGGAAAAGGTGTTTGGATTCTGCTGTGTTTTGATGGCATATGATGTGCTGATGTGTACATGTGACTCAAGGGAAAATGAGGGTCCAGACTGATTCCAGAGGTTTGGACTGAGCAGTGGAGAACATAGTGTTGCTCATGGAGAACACTGCTGGGTGGGATCGGGTTTTAGGGAGTGCTAGCCTAGGATGCTAGGGTATGATGGGATTCCTAAGATTCCCAAGTCTTGGTAGTAAAGCCTACACATTTACTCACACTTGCGCACATTTATTCCTTGCTCATAATTTGTACTCCTAACGGTTTAACAGGGAAGTCTGGAGGTGCTCTTGTCTGGTCGGAACAACATTTGCACGGAATACAGAGTTTTCAGCAGCCATAACATAGGGTGGGAAGGGGGAAACTGATATCTGAAAACCACAGACTGAACTCTCCTTATGGAGGCTGGCAGTGCTGCCTGGAGTTCTATAGAGCTGTAAATTGCCACTGGATGTTGAGAACTGAAGCCGGGTCCCTTGTGACAGCAGTGTGCTCTTGAGTGTgcacgctgggaactgaaccgggtCCCCTGTGACAGCAGTGTGCTCTTGAGTGTgcacgctgggaactgaaccgggtCCCCTGTGACAGCAGTGTGCTCTTGAGTGTGcacgctgggaactgaagccgGGTCCCTTGTGACAGCAGTGTGCTCTTGAGTGTGcacgctgggaactgaagccgAGTCCCCCGTGACAGCAGTGTGCTCTTGAGTGTGcacgctgggaactgaagccgAGTCCCCTGTGACAGCAGTGTGCTCTTGAGTGTGCACGCTGGGACCTGAACCGGGTCCCCTGTAACAGCAGTGTGCTCTTGAGTGTGcacgctgggaactgaagccgGGTCCCTTGTGACAGCAGTGTGCTCTTGAGTGTGcacgctgggaactgaagccgAGTCCCCTGTGACAGCAGTGTGCTCTTGAGTGTGcacgctgggaactgaagccgGGTCCCCCGTGACAGCAGTGTGCTCTTGAGTGTGcacgctgggaactgaagccaggtcccctgtgacagcagtgtgctcttgagtgtgcatgctgggaactgaagccaggtcccCTGTGACAGCAGTGTGCTCTTGAGTGTgcacgctgggaactgaaccgggtCCCCTGTGACAGCAGTGTGCTCTTGAGTGTGcacgctgggaactgaagccgGGTCCCCTGTGACAGCAGTGTGCTCTTGAGTGTgcacgctgggaactgaaccgggtCCCCTGTGACAGCAGTGTGCTCTTGAGTGTGcacgctgggaactgaagccgGGTCCCCCGTGACAGCAGTGTGCTCTTGAGTGTGcaggctgggaactgaagcctggTCCCCTGTGACAGCAGTGTGcacgctgggaactgaagccgGGTCCCCTGTGACAGCAGTGTGCTCTTGAGTGTGCACGCTGGGACCTGAAGCCGGGTCCCCTGTAACAGCAGTGTGCTCTTGAGTGTGCACGCTGGGACCTGAACCGGGTCCCCTGTAACAGCAGTGTGCTCTTGAGTGTGCACGCTGCAGCCCTAACAGTGTCACTTCCCACAGTGCTTCTCTGCAACGTTGTTAGATGCCTTCCATTtaagattatttcttttttattttatgttttatgtgcattggtgttttgcctacatgtatgtctgtgtaaaggtgccagatcctctggaaccagagttagagacagttgtgagcttccatgtgggtgctgggaattaaacccggatcccctggaagagcagtcagtattcataacctctgagccatctctccagcccctattaattatttcttttttaaaaattgtttttcttgaactgtgtatttttctctgataacctcccttcttctcccctccccttct
Above is a window of Microtus pennsylvanicus isolate mMicPen1 chromosome 6, mMicPen1.hap1, whole genome shotgun sequence DNA encoding:
- the Slc10a7 gene encoding sodium/bile acid cotransporter 7 isoform X5 — its product is MRLLERARKEWFMVGIVVAIGAAKLEPSVGVNGGPLKPEITVSYIAVATIFFNSGLSLKTEELTSALVHLKLHLFIQTFTLAFFPATIWLFLQLLSVTPINEWLLKGLQTVGCMPPPVSSAVILTKAVGGNETRSSVP